Proteins co-encoded in one Nicotiana sylvestris chromosome 7, ASM39365v2, whole genome shotgun sequence genomic window:
- the LOC138872954 gene encoding uncharacterized protein: MYFPNEDVSFIREDIAESYDGWRMFFDGAANFKGVGIAAVLVSETGQHYPVSAKLRDSDLLIHQVREEWATKNSKILPYLHYAQELRKRFTKTEFQHVPRVQNEFIDALATLSSMIQHLDKTFICPILVKIHDQPAYCAHVDDEADEKPWFYDIKEYLTKEEYPKLVNTTQKRTLRRLFNNFFHSRGILYRRTPDLGLLRYVDAKEASRLLD, encoded by the exons atgtattttcctaatgaagatgTATCATTCATaagagaagatattgcagaatcctatgacggttggagaatgtttttcgacggagcagcaaacttcaagggAGTTGGCATAGCAGCCGTCCTGgtatcagaaactggtcagcattatccggtgtctgccaaactcag agattcagacctacttatacatcaggtccgagaggaatgggcaaccaagaactccaagatactcccatatctACATTATGCacaggaattgaggaaaaggttcacaaagacagaattccaacatgttcccagagtccagaatgagttcatcgatgcattggctaccctatcatctatgatacaacatctagacaagaCCTTCATTTGTCCCATtctggtaaagatccatgatcagccagcatattgtgctcatgttgatgACGAAGCAGACGAAAAAccttggttttatgatatcaaggaatatttgacaaaAGAAGAATACCCAAAACTTGTAAATACTAcccagaaacgcacacttcggaggttgttcaacaatttctttcatagcagaggaatcctatataggcggactcctgatttaggattgctaagatatgttgatgcaaaggaagcatccaggttaCTAGATTAA